A portion of the Acidihalobacter yilgarnensis genome contains these proteins:
- a CDS encoding alkene reductase: protein MSDQALLNPVKLGRYNLPNRVAMSPLTRNRATNPEHAPTELHTTYYTQRAGAGLIITEASQISPQGVGYPNTPGIYSDAQVAGWRHVTDAVHAAGGHIFCQLWHVGRISLPDFHAGELPVAPSAVNPETTLYAPDFSQKPTVTPRALDHSEIKGIIEDYVRAARCALEAGFDGIEVHAANGYLLNQFLIDSSNQRTDEYGGNIENRARIVFEVLDAVTAIWGADRVGIRLSPSGLFNIGAGSDNRAQFDYVIERLNDYALAYLHLMEPFAPVDEMPNMVPHVAQHYRPRYHGTLMINNGFDQARGNEVIAQGHADLVAYGRLFISNPDLPARFATGAPLAEPDQDTFYVGGEKGYIDYPAYVAA, encoded by the coding sequence ATGTCCGATCAAGCCCTGCTCAACCCGGTCAAACTCGGCCGCTACAATTTACCCAACCGCGTCGCCATGTCGCCGCTGACGCGCAATCGCGCGACCAATCCCGAACACGCGCCGACCGAACTACACACCACCTACTACACCCAGCGCGCAGGTGCCGGCCTGATCATCACCGAAGCCAGCCAGATCTCGCCCCAGGGCGTGGGTTACCCGAACACACCCGGCATTTATTCGGATGCGCAAGTGGCCGGCTGGCGCCACGTCACCGATGCCGTACACGCAGCAGGCGGGCACATCTTCTGCCAACTCTGGCACGTCGGGCGCATCTCCCTACCAGACTTCCATGCTGGCGAACTACCGGTGGCGCCCTCGGCCGTCAACCCGGAAACCACGCTGTACGCGCCCGATTTCAGCCAGAAGCCGACAGTCACGCCGCGAGCACTGGATCATAGCGAGATCAAGGGCATCATCGAGGACTACGTGCGCGCCGCACGCTGCGCCCTGGAAGCAGGGTTCGACGGCATCGAAGTACACGCCGCGAATGGCTATCTGCTCAATCAATTCCTCATCGATTCGAGCAACCAACGTACCGACGAGTACGGCGGCAACATCGAAAATCGCGCACGCATCGTATTCGAGGTGCTGGATGCCGTGACCGCAATCTGGGGCGCCGACCGTGTCGGCATCCGGCTATCTCCCAGCGGGCTGTTCAACATCGGCGCCGGGAGTGACAACCGTGCGCAATTCGATTACGTCATCGAACGTCTCAACGACTATGCGCTCGCCTACCTCCACTTGATGGAGCCCTTCGCCCCGGTGGACGAAATGCCCAATATGGTCCCACACGTGGCCCAGCACTATCGTCCGCGCTACCACGGCACCCTGATGATCAACAATGGTTTCGACCAGGCACGCGGCAATGAAGTGATCGCGCAGGGGCACGCCGATCTGGTCGCCTACGGCCGACTGTTCATCAGCAACCCGGACCTGCCTGCGCGCTTTGCGACCGGGGCCCCCCTGGCCGAACCCGACCAAGACACTTTCTATGTCGGCGGCGAAAAAGGTTACATCGATTACCCTGCGTACGTGGCCGCGTAA
- a CDS encoding ArsR/SmtB family transcription factor, with translation MDHVTVFKALSNASRLQILDLLKEPERHFAGHETLSRVHEHGVCVGAIQEKLGLSQSTVSSYLSLLQRAGLVEARRIGPWTYYRRNEATLRALGDFFTGQI, from the coding sequence ATGGATCACGTCACCGTATTCAAGGCGCTCTCAAACGCCTCCCGCCTGCAGATACTCGATCTGCTCAAGGAGCCGGAACGCCACTTCGCTGGCCACGAAACACTCAGCCGCGTGCACGAACACGGGGTCTGCGTAGGTGCGATCCAGGAAAAACTCGGACTTTCGCAATCCACCGTCTCCAGCTACCTCAGCCTGCTGCAGCGCGCGGGACTCGTGGAGGCACGACGTATAGGCCCATGGACCTACTACCGCCGCAACGAAGCGACGCTGCGCGCACTCGGAGATTTCTTCACCGGCCAAATTTGA
- a CDS encoding 2OG-Fe(II) oxygenase: protein MFLALGFTLSTLGLAYAWLRFSRQQTRLSRVSKAMPAIQAWQDSHPAPNLASDPPDFAEHLASIPNCLPPANFVALREAGLAGHTADRSLIPGHKRGGTLSYDTLLAVAPEVIGFYLSADLQALCSRIVGELLVPVPVGDQSACSVLLYERPGDHIGWHYDYDFYQGRHFTVLLSVENQGRAPGGLSSATLHARQAGETVAVPTPPNTLVIFEGCRVLHRVTPLAADERRVLISMTYCTDPSASLFSDLARRTKDMAYFGPRALWI, encoded by the coding sequence ATGTTTCTCGCCCTCGGCTTTACCCTGTCCACACTCGGTCTGGCCTACGCCTGGCTTCGCTTTTCCCGGCAGCAAACCCGGCTCAGCCGTGTCTCCAAGGCCATGCCGGCAATTCAAGCCTGGCAGGACAGCCATCCCGCCCCGAACCTCGCGAGCGATCCCCCTGATTTTGCCGAACACCTCGCCAGCATCCCGAACTGCCTGCCGCCGGCGAATTTTGTCGCCCTGCGCGAGGCAGGCCTCGCGGGCCACACCGCCGACCGCAGTCTGATTCCTGGGCACAAGCGCGGCGGCACTCTGTCCTACGATACCTTGCTTGCGGTTGCGCCAGAGGTCATCGGATTTTATCTGTCAGCGGACCTGCAGGCATTGTGCTCACGCATCGTCGGCGAGCTTCTGGTACCGGTCCCTGTCGGCGACCAAAGCGCCTGTTCGGTGCTCCTTTACGAACGCCCCGGCGACCATATCGGCTGGCACTACGACTACGACTTCTATCAGGGCCGCCACTTCACCGTGCTCCTGTCCGTGGAAAATCAAGGTCGGGCACCCGGTGGACTCTCCTCGGCCACCCTCCACGCACGACAAGCCGGCGAAACGGTGGCCGTTCCCACGCCCCCCAACACCTTGGTGATCTTTGAAGGTTGCCGGGTATTACATCGCGTCACGCCGCTGGCGGCAGACGAACGCCGCGTACTCATCAGCATGACTTATTGCACCGATCCTTCCGCGAGTCTGTTTTCCGATCTTGCACGGCGAACCAAGGACATGGCGTATTTCGGTCCACGCGCGCTGTGGATCTGA
- a CDS encoding BaiN/RdsA family NAD(P)/FAD-dependent oxidoreductase — translation MRFDVIVIGAGAAGMMCAAEAGIRGRRVLLVDHAERIGERIRVSGGGRCNFTNREVGPENYLSRNPHFCRSALARFTPWDFIARVERRGIAYHERDHGQLFCDDTAQAIIDLLRGDCDEAGVQWAQPCAVQRVRHLGVVGEERFEVETDEGIFRTTSLVIATGGLAVPKMGATPFGYRLAEQFGLPVVPPMAALVPLALPPEMLAQLKPLSGVSVAAAAQAPPASPEFREAVLLTHRGVSGPAILQVSSYWQFQAATGAQGPVHVDLLPGEDAAGWLAGRQRSRALLSTLLGERLPRRFAQAWCALAGGDRPLDTYALRDLEALGDRLNAWSLTPSGTLGYAKAEVTLGGVDTDALSSKTMEAREIPGLYFVGEVIDVTGWLGGYNFQWAWSSGWVAGQFA, via the coding sequence ATGCGTTTCGATGTCATCGTAATCGGTGCCGGTGCGGCCGGTATGATGTGCGCCGCCGAGGCCGGTATCCGCGGAAGGCGTGTTCTGCTTGTCGATCATGCCGAGCGCATCGGCGAGCGCATCCGCGTCTCCGGTGGCGGGCGTTGCAATTTCACCAACCGAGAGGTTGGTCCGGAGAATTACCTTTCCCGCAACCCTCATTTTTGTCGCTCGGCACTCGCGCGCTTCACCCCCTGGGATTTTATCGCCCGTGTCGAACGGCGTGGCATCGCTTACCACGAACGCGATCACGGGCAGCTGTTTTGCGACGATACGGCCCAGGCGATCATTGATCTGTTGCGCGGCGACTGTGACGAAGCTGGCGTGCAGTGGGCGCAGCCTTGTGCAGTGCAACGTGTGCGACATTTGGGTGTTGTGGGAGAAGAGCGCTTCGAGGTCGAAACCGATGAGGGTATCTTCAGAACGACTTCGTTGGTGATCGCGACCGGGGGGCTGGCGGTGCCCAAAATGGGGGCGACACCCTTCGGTTATCGCCTGGCTGAGCAGTTCGGTTTGCCTGTGGTGCCGCCGATGGCGGCGCTGGTGCCGCTCGCGTTGCCGCCCGAGATGTTGGCGCAGCTCAAGCCGCTTTCCGGGGTGTCCGTGGCAGCGGCAGCGCAGGCGCCACCCGCCTCGCCAGAATTTCGGGAGGCCGTGTTGTTAACCCATCGGGGCGTATCGGGTCCCGCCATCCTGCAAGTATCGAGTTATTGGCAGTTCCAGGCCGCCACGGGGGCTCAAGGGCCGGTGCATGTCGATCTGCTGCCGGGCGAGGATGCCGCTGGTTGGCTGGCGGGACGGCAGCGTTCGCGAGCGTTGTTGTCCACCTTGCTGGGAGAACGTCTGCCGAGGCGTTTCGCCCAAGCATGGTGCGCGCTTGCCGGCGGCGATCGGCCACTCGATACCTATGCATTGCGCGATCTCGAAGCGCTGGGTGACAGGCTCAACGCCTGGTCGCTTACACCCTCGGGCACGCTTGGTTATGCCAAAGCGGAGGTGACGCTGGGTGGTGTCGATACCGATGCGCTTTCATCCAAGACGATGGAGGCTCGCGAGATACCGGGCCTTTACTTCGTCGGCGAGGTAATCGATGTCACGGGTTGGTTGGGCGGCTATAATTTCCAGTGGGCGTGGTCTTCCGGCTGGGTAGCCGGACAATTCGCCTGA
- a CDS encoding DEAD/DEAH box helicase: protein MTRALASRPADVRSSPQRFADLALAPAILKAVEEIGYEAPSPIQAQSIPPLLEGRDLIGMAQTGTGKTAAFALPLLSRLDLSRAEPQILVLTPTRELAIQVAEAMQTYARHLKGFHILPVYGGQGMDTQLRQLRRGAHVIVGTPGRVQDHLRRRTLSLAGLSALVLDEADEMLRMGFIDDVEAILTHTPAKRQVALFSATMPDAIRRVARTHLRDPVEIRIQSKTTTVATINQRYWLVSGAHKLDALTRMLEVEDTDALIIFVRTKTATAELAEKLEARGYACSALNGDMNQQQREKTVERLKSGGLDIVVATDVAARGLDVPRISHVINYDIPNDTEAYVHRIGRTGRAGRKGEAILFVAPRERRMLRSIEIATSQPISQMQLPSQEAIADRRVAQFKQQISEALESQELAPFETLVESYQAEHDVGPAEIAAALVYLLQRERPLFAPVRPANSPSAAPRPEPRVSESSAGDASAKKRSAKRDVPSMMRYRLDVGREHGVQPKHIVGAIANEAGVESRHIGQIKLFDDYSTVELPEGMPKDIFRHLQKVWVCGRPLQISEFGGGDTTGEAPARKRSAAASPRPKAGKGAGAKSGAKPASRTPTRPSDRAAAKRGKPGAAKGRTATASGAPRTTPRPQLGVKKQTKDEG, encoded by the coding sequence ATGACCCGGGCCCTCGCCAGTAGGCCCGCCGATGTCCGCAGTTCCCCCCAGCGCTTTGCCGATCTGGCGCTCGCGCCCGCCATCCTTAAGGCCGTTGAAGAAATCGGCTACGAGGCGCCTTCGCCAATTCAGGCGCAGAGCATACCGCCGTTGCTGGAAGGCCGCGATTTGATCGGTATGGCGCAGACCGGCACAGGCAAGACCGCGGCCTTCGCGCTGCCGCTGCTCAGCCGACTTGACCTCTCCCGAGCAGAGCCACAGATTCTGGTGCTGACACCCACCCGCGAGCTGGCGATTCAGGTCGCTGAGGCGATGCAGACCTATGCACGCCATCTCAAGGGATTCCACATCCTGCCCGTGTACGGTGGCCAGGGTATGGATACGCAGTTGCGACAGCTGCGTCGCGGCGCACATGTCATCGTCGGTACGCCGGGGCGAGTCCAGGATCATCTACGTCGGCGCACGCTTTCGCTCGCAGGTCTATCGGCGTTGGTATTGGATGAGGCCGACGAGATGTTGCGCATGGGTTTCATCGACGACGTCGAGGCGATCCTGACGCATACGCCGGCCAAACGTCAGGTGGCATTGTTCTCGGCTACGATGCCCGATGCCATCCGACGGGTGGCACGCACCCATCTGCGCGACCCGGTAGAAATTCGTATCCAGTCGAAAACGACCACAGTGGCGACCATCAATCAGCGTTATTGGCTGGTCAGTGGTGCGCATAAACTCGACGCGTTGACGCGCATGCTTGAGGTCGAGGATACCGACGCGCTAATCATTTTCGTGCGCACCAAGACCGCTACGGCAGAGCTGGCAGAGAAGCTTGAAGCACGCGGTTATGCTTGTTCGGCACTCAACGGTGACATGAACCAGCAGCAGCGCGAGAAGACCGTTGAGCGTCTTAAGTCGGGTGGCTTGGACATCGTGGTGGCAACCGACGTCGCCGCACGCGGTCTGGATGTGCCACGTATTAGTCATGTGATCAATTACGACATTCCAAACGATACCGAGGCTTATGTGCATCGTATCGGCCGGACCGGCCGGGCGGGGCGCAAGGGTGAGGCGATCTTGTTCGTGGCGCCAAGGGAAAGGCGTATGTTGCGCTCGATCGAAATCGCCACAAGTCAGCCGATTTCGCAAATGCAGCTGCCGAGTCAGGAGGCTATTGCCGACCGTCGCGTGGCGCAGTTCAAGCAGCAAATCAGCGAGGCGCTCGAATCACAGGAATTAGCGCCTTTCGAGACGTTGGTCGAGTCCTATCAGGCCGAGCACGACGTCGGCCCGGCCGAGATTGCCGCGGCGCTGGTCTATTTGCTGCAGCGAGAGCGGCCGCTGTTCGCGCCGGTAAGACCCGCGAACTCGCCATCGGCTGCGCCCCGGCCCGAACCTAGGGTAAGTGAATCGTCGGCAGGTGATGCCTCGGCCAAGAAGCGTTCCGCCAAGCGCGACGTCCCGAGCATGATGCGTTACCGTCTGGATGTCGGTCGCGAACATGGTGTGCAGCCCAAGCACATCGTTGGCGCGATCGCCAATGAGGCCGGCGTGGAGAGTCGCCATATCGGTCAGATCAAACTGTTCGACGATTACAGCACCGTGGAATTACCCGAGGGCATGCCGAAGGACATCTTCAGGCACTTGCAGAAGGTGTGGGTATGCGGCCGGCCGCTGCAGATCAGCGAATTTGGCGGCGGCGATACGACAGGGGAGGCCCCTGCGCGCAAGCGTTCGGCTGCGGCGTCGCCGCGGCCGAAGGCAGGTAAGGGGGCTGGGGCGAAGTCGGGTGCTAAGCCTGCTTCGAGGACCCCTACCCGACCCAGTGATCGAGCGGCTGCCAAGCGCGGTAAGCCCGGCGCCGCCAAGGGTCGAACAGCCACTGCTTCGGGTGCTCCGCGAACCACGCCACGGCCGCAACTGGGCGTGAAGAAGCAGACGAAGGATGAGGGATAA
- the cspE gene encoding transcription antiterminator/RNA stability regulator CspE: protein MATGTVKWFNESKGFGFIAQDNGGDDVFVHFSAIQSQGFKTLAEGQKVNFDLQQGPKGPQAANVTAQ, encoded by the coding sequence ATGGCTACAGGTACTGTGAAGTGGTTCAACGAGTCCAAGGGCTTTGGTTTCATTGCCCAGGACAACGGTGGTGATGACGTATTCGTGCATTTCAGCGCGATTCAGTCTCAGGGCTTCAAAACCCTGGCGGAAGGTCAGAAGGTTAATTTTGACCTTCAGCAGGGTCCCAAGGGTCCTCAAGCGGCGAACGTCACCGCGCAGTAA
- a CDS encoding DedA family protein: MTAQYIQQYIATHQAFFHTYGYAAAFFLVLLEDFAMPSPGELVLIGTSLIASQGGLHITPLLLLAWLGAVIGDNIGFAIGHFGGARLLVRYGRRLGLTHERLDRVHRFFERYGGEVVLVARFVQGARQLNGIVAGSAGMPWRRFLIYNAIGAALWVGAWGYGVYLLGKRFFDYLPLIERFSFYLGVMIVVLLLGGLLWWAWRRRSRRKVVIESDD; encoded by the coding sequence GTGACAGCCCAGTACATCCAGCAATACATCGCGACACATCAGGCGTTTTTTCATACTTACGGTTATGCCGCCGCCTTCTTTCTGGTCTTGCTCGAGGACTTCGCCATGCCGTCGCCGGGCGAATTGGTCCTCATCGGCACTTCGCTGATTGCCTCTCAGGGTGGGCTGCATATCACGCCGCTGCTGCTGCTGGCTTGGTTGGGTGCTGTGATCGGCGACAATATTGGTTTCGCGATCGGACACTTCGGAGGGGCGCGACTGCTCGTGCGCTATGGTCGGCGGCTGGGCTTGACGCACGAGCGGCTTGATCGCGTGCATCGATTCTTTGAGCGTTATGGCGGCGAAGTGGTGCTGGTCGCGCGCTTCGTGCAGGGGGCACGTCAGCTCAACGGCATCGTAGCCGGTAGTGCAGGCATGCCCTGGCGCAGGTTTCTGATCTATAACGCCATCGGTGCTGCCCTGTGGGTAGGAGCTTGGGGTTATGGTGTTTACCTGCTGGGTAAACGCTTTTTCGATTATTTGCCATTGATCGAGCGGTTTTCCTTCTATCTGGGTGTGATGATCGTCGTACTGCTGTTGGGTGGATTGCTGTGGTGGGCCTGGCGTCGCCGATCGCGTCGCAAGGTCGTTATCGAATCCGATGATTGA
- the recQ gene encoding DNA helicase RecQ: MIEAQGTRAEQILRTVFGYESFRGEQADIVDHMGAGGDALVLMPTGGGKSLCYQIPALLREGVGVVVSPLIALMQDQVAALKQNGVRAAFLNSSLSAEAAREVESRLMAGELDLLYVAPERLLLPRTLERLASIRLALFAIDEAHCVSQWGHDFRPEYIRLSTLHERFPEIPRIALTATADEETRREIIERLGLDRARVFVSGFDRPNIRYRISEETGDARVRLLDFIREEHAGEAGIVYCLSRKRVEAVAEWLCAKGLNALPYHAGLPTEQRQVHQSRFLREEGVIMVATIAFGMGIDKPDVRFVAHLNLPRSLEAYYQETGRAGRDGQPADAWMSYGLQDVITLRQMQAGSEADEARKRLERHKLDAMLGLCELTGCRREALLRYFGDVLEAPCGNCDNCLAPPETWDATVAAQKALSCVHRTGQRFGVTHVVDVLLGRSDSRVQALGHDRLSTYGIGTELDVSGWRGLFRQLIARGLLTVDLQGHGSLLLTEASRPVLRGESRLYLRVQRPVVKRQPRARRVEAGGFDGVGDERLWAALRQLRQRLAESQGVPAYVIFHDATLREMVEARPDTLVRLGELGGVGARKLEAYGNDFLDVIRAHAADEERPPASAGESLALFRAGMTASAIAEHRNLSLSTVYAHLAEAVARGEIEVSEAVGLDAVSVGRIREAIQAHGSDRMKPVYEALDGRYDYGVLRCVRADMTSIKRD; encoded by the coding sequence ATGATTGAGGCGCAGGGCACTCGCGCGGAGCAGATTCTGCGCACGGTATTCGGCTATGAAAGCTTCCGCGGCGAGCAGGCGGATATCGTTGATCATATGGGGGCAGGTGGCGACGCGTTGGTGTTGATGCCGACCGGTGGCGGCAAGTCATTGTGTTACCAGATTCCTGCATTGCTTCGCGAGGGTGTGGGCGTGGTGGTTTCGCCGCTGATCGCGCTGATGCAGGATCAGGTAGCGGCGTTGAAGCAGAACGGTGTGCGTGCCGCCTTCCTCAACTCCAGCCTGAGCGCAGAGGCGGCACGCGAGGTCGAATCTCGGTTGATGGCGGGCGAGCTGGATCTGCTCTACGTGGCGCCCGAACGCCTGCTACTACCGCGCACGCTGGAGCGTCTCGCGAGTATCCGTTTGGCATTGTTCGCTATCGATGAGGCCCACTGCGTTTCTCAGTGGGGGCACGATTTCCGCCCGGAATACATTCGTCTGTCGACGTTGCACGAACGCTTCCCCGAGATTCCGCGGATCGCGCTGACCGCGACGGCGGATGAGGAAACGCGCCGAGAGATCATCGAGCGCCTGGGCCTCGACCGTGCGCGCGTGTTCGTCAGCGGCTTCGATCGCCCGAATATTCGCTATCGCATTTCCGAGGAAACGGGTGATGCGCGCGTGCGGTTACTCGACTTCATCCGTGAGGAGCACGCGGGCGAGGCGGGTATTGTGTACTGCTTGTCGCGCAAGCGTGTAGAAGCAGTGGCTGAGTGGCTGTGTGCGAAGGGACTGAATGCGCTGCCGTATCACGCGGGTCTGCCGACTGAGCAGCGACAGGTACATCAGTCGCGGTTTTTGCGCGAGGAAGGGGTGATCATGGTCGCGACCATTGCCTTCGGCATGGGCATCGACAAGCCAGATGTCCGCTTCGTCGCACACCTCAACCTGCCGCGCAGTCTTGAGGCTTACTATCAGGAAACGGGTCGTGCAGGCCGCGATGGGCAGCCTGCGGATGCCTGGATGAGCTATGGCCTGCAGGACGTCATCACGCTGCGCCAGATGCAGGCCGGTTCCGAGGCTGACGAGGCGCGCAAGCGGCTGGAACGGCATAAGCTCGACGCGATGCTCGGTCTGTGCGAGCTGACCGGCTGCCGCCGTGAGGCATTGTTGCGCTACTTCGGCGATGTCCTCGAGGCACCTTGCGGCAATTGCGACAACTGTCTCGCGCCGCCAGAGACCTGGGATGCCACGGTAGCTGCGCAGAAGGCGCTGTCCTGTGTGCACCGGACCGGCCAGCGCTTCGGCGTCACCCATGTGGTCGACGTGCTGCTCGGGCGAAGTGACTCCCGTGTGCAGGCGCTGGGGCACGACCGGCTGAGTACCTACGGTATCGGTACTGAGCTGGATGTCTCAGGCTGGCGAGGTCTGTTCCGCCAGCTCATCGCGCGCGGCCTGCTGACGGTGGATCTGCAGGGACACGGCAGTCTGCTACTGACCGAGGCTAGCCGGCCGGTGTTACGTGGCGAGTCGCGCCTTTATCTGCGCGTACAACGGCCGGTGGTCAAGCGACAGCCGCGTGCCCGGCGCGTGGAGGCGGGTGGTTTCGATGGGGTGGGTGACGAGCGCCTGTGGGCCGCCCTGCGCCAGTTGCGCCAGCGCCTAGCTGAATCCCAGGGTGTGCCGGCCTATGTGATTTTCCACGACGCCACTTTGCGCGAAATGGTCGAGGCGCGGCCCGACACCCTGGTACGGTTAGGCGAGCTGGGCGGTGTCGGCGCGCGCAAGCTCGAGGCTTACGGCAACGACTTTCTTGATGTGATCCGTGCTCATGCGGCGGATGAAGAGCGGCCGCCGGCCAGTGCCGGCGAGTCGCTGGCACTGTTTCGTGCGGGTATGACCGCATCCGCCATCGCCGAGCACCGGAACCTGAGTTTATCCACGGTTTATGCTCATCTGGCCGAGGCGGTGGCGCGAGGGGAGATTGAGGTGAGCGAGGCCGTCGGCCTGGATGCGGTGAGCGTCGGGCGGATTCGCGAGGCTATCCAGGCGCATGGCAGTGATCGGATGAAGCCGGTGTATGAAGCTCTGGACGGCCGTTATGACTACGGCGTGTTGCGCTGCGTACGCGCCGACATGACTTCGATCAAGCGTGATTGA
- a CDS encoding cytochrome b/b6 domain-containing protein, giving the protein MGSSVEWDGFTRVLHWGLTLFVTFQLFSGLWISTPGTLVYFHWHEYVGLAAAAVILLHWMWSFTCRDLGILFPWNGAGFARIGKETRGMLHGQVPAAGHQVGLSSFVHGLGLLAMTGMAVTGVLLFLVIPVRLGGMATGAHSGAITSLSLIHRYLSYLAWIYWGGHVGFALLHQLRGGRILGAIFLGRPEHP; this is encoded by the coding sequence ATGGGTTCGAGCGTGGAATGGGATGGTTTTACTCGGGTTTTGCACTGGGGGCTGACCCTATTCGTGACCTTTCAGTTATTCAGCGGTCTGTGGATTTCGACGCCGGGGACGCTGGTGTACTTCCATTGGCACGAATATGTCGGGTTGGCTGCCGCCGCAGTCATTTTGTTGCATTGGATGTGGAGCTTTACCTGCCGCGACCTGGGCATTCTGTTTCCCTGGAATGGGGCCGGCTTCGCGCGTATCGGCAAGGAAACGCGGGGGATGCTGCATGGGCAGGTCCCGGCAGCAGGTCACCAAGTAGGATTGTCGAGCTTCGTGCACGGCCTGGGTTTATTGGCGATGACCGGCATGGCGGTCACCGGGGTGTTGTTGTTCCTCGTCATCCCCGTGCGTCTTGGTGGCATGGCAACAGGCGCGCACAGCGGCGCGATCACCTCGCTGTCGCTGATCCACCGCTATCTCTCGTACTTGGCCTGGATCTACTGGGGGGGCCACGTTGGTTTTGCCTTGCTTCACCAACTGCGGGGAGGGCGTATCCTCGGCGCGATCTTTCTTGGTCGTCCAGAGCATCCTTGA
- the pelG gene encoding exopolysaccharide Pel transporter PelG encodes MAGIGFELRRLADSETYLGLLRAYTYAGVIGSGPWVLSILAILILGFMSLGIVIPPGLITQFQVSVTWLIALSLIYTGGLQLIFTRYVADRLFAQEPKRVIPNLIGMLFIALTPAFLLAVAASLWLLPGTSAAYRLLMILGGLLLCVIWVLTVLLSGLKQYGAVLTLYALGYGSAVASGLWLRPWGLEGLLAGFVLGQIVLAVGMFALIWREYPPTRFVEFDFFVPGRLHGWLFFAGLFFNLGVWIDKLMFWLWPGTGSTVIGTLHASVIYDTPVFLAYFTIIPGMAVFLLRMEVDFVYAYDRYYNAVRDGGALSAIRDHRARMVIAAREGLFGILKVQGMTLLFLIVFGGHALHLLGISPLFEPLLILDSLGVMLQLLVMAGLNILFYLDRTRDAALIALLMFASNALFTLISLLLGPYFYGYGFAAAMLLTALVALTLTDRTLERLDYETFMLR; translated from the coding sequence ATGGCGGGTATCGGCTTCGAGCTGCGCCGTCTGGCGGACAGCGAAACCTATCTTGGACTGCTACGCGCCTATACCTATGCCGGCGTAATCGGCTCTGGGCCCTGGGTGTTGTCCATTCTCGCCATCCTGATCCTCGGCTTCATGAGCCTTGGAATCGTCATCCCTCCCGGACTGATTACCCAATTTCAGGTCAGCGTCACCTGGCTGATCGCCTTGAGTCTGATCTATACCGGCGGGCTACAGCTCATTTTCACGCGCTACGTCGCCGATCGCCTGTTCGCGCAGGAGCCCAAGCGCGTAATTCCCAATCTGATCGGCATGTTGTTCATTGCCCTCACCCCTGCGTTTTTGCTCGCGGTGGCCGCCAGCCTGTGGCTACTACCGGGAACCTCCGCCGCCTACCGCCTCCTGATGATCCTCGGTGGACTCCTACTGTGCGTCATCTGGGTACTGACCGTGCTGCTCTCCGGGCTCAAGCAGTACGGCGCGGTACTCACGCTCTACGCACTGGGTTACGGCAGCGCGGTGGCCAGTGGCCTGTGGCTCCGCCCGTGGGGCCTGGAAGGCCTGCTCGCAGGCTTCGTCCTCGGACAGATCGTGCTCGCGGTAGGTATGTTCGCGCTGATCTGGCGCGAATATCCCCCTACACGTTTCGTCGAATTCGATTTCTTCGTGCCCGGGCGCCTGCACGGCTGGCTGTTTTTCGCCGGGCTATTTTTCAATTTAGGCGTGTGGATCGACAAGCTCATGTTCTGGCTGTGGCCGGGCACGGGGAGCACCGTGATCGGCACGCTACATGCCTCCGTGATCTACGACACACCAGTATTCCTCGCCTATTTCACGATTATCCCGGGCATGGCGGTTTTTTTGCTGCGCATGGAAGTCGATTTCGTCTACGCCTACGATCGTTATTACAACGCGGTGCGCGACGGCGGCGCACTTTCCGCCATCCGCGATCATCGTGCGCGCATGGTCATCGCCGCGCGCGAGGGGTTATTCGGCATCCTCAAGGTGCAAGGCATGACCCTGCTGTTCCTGATTGTCTTTGGCGGTCATGCCTTACACCTGCTCGGTATCTCGCCCCTGTTCGAGCCACTGCTGATCCTCGATTCGCTTGGCGTCATGTTGCAGCTACTGGTGATGGCCGGGTTGAATATCCTGTTTTATCTCGATAGAACGCGCGATGCCGCTCTGATCGCACTCCTGATGTTCGCCTCCAATGCCTTGTTTACCCTCATCAGCCTGCTGCTCGGCCCATATTTCTATGGCTACGGCTTCGCGGCCGCCATGCTGCTCACCGCACTGGTCGCACTCACCCTGACCGACCGCACCCTGGAACGCCTAGACTACGAAACCTTCATGCTACGCTGA